Proteins found in one Sporosarcina jeotgali genomic segment:
- a CDS encoding GNAT family N-acetyltransferase — protein sequence MDSFNTSHNYFIIVSIFHSGVYSAKAICWTNNNICKWGFILVRISSLDILWGQKEEESKRRQSKLSIFIKVPSVILEKFGNIRKDCCELPNGILIHDYYVNNIWKSDQGKGYGKQAMKQIELKARELGLKEIGLHVFGHNKAARGLYEKLGYVETNIKMEKSL from the coding sequence TTGGATTCTTTTAATACCAGCCATAACTATTTTATTATTGTTAGCATTTTTCACTCCGGAGTATATTCAGCGAAAGCCATTTGTTGGACCAATAATAATATTTGTAAGTGGGGTTTTATTTTGGTCCGCATATCATCTTTGGACATACTTTGGGGACAAAAAGAAGAAGAATCCAAAAGGAGACAATCCAAACTGAGTATCTTCATAAAAGTTCCTTCGGTAATATTAGAAAAGTTCGGTAATATTAGAAAAGATTGTTGCGAACTTCCTAATGGTATTTTGATACACGATTATTATGTAAATAACATTTGGAAATCCGATCAAGGAAAAGGTTATGGAAAACAAGCAATGAAACAAATTGAACTTAAAGCCAGAGAGCTTGGACTGAAAGAAATAGGGCTTCACGTCTTTGGTCATAACAAAGCGGCAAGAGGTTTATATGAAAAACTAGGATATGTTGAAACAAATATAAAAATGGAAAAGTCATTGTAA